Proteins encoded by one window of Salvia splendens isolate huo1 chromosome 5, SspV2, whole genome shotgun sequence:
- the LOC121803252 gene encoding putative uncharacterized protein DDB_G0282499, translated as MSILISMELEKEKEKEKCRQVRWEDMKKDEKCESMESCSSLSESAEEEDDATTSSSSSSSSSSSSSSLFEFTDLMAQLPIKRGLSKFYNGRSESFGWLRSVESVEDLKKKERQHSKRIKVCKSYGNRHILSPNPTIAKRSSSPNTINAIPLI; from the exons ATGTCAATTTTGATTTCAATGGAattggaaaaggaaaaggaaaaggaaaagtgTAGGCAAGTTAGGTGGGAAGATATGAAGAAAGATGAGAAGTGTGAATCCATGGAGTCTTGTTCCTCCTTGAGTGAGTCAGCAGAAGAAGAGGATGATGCAACaacatcttcatcttcttcttcttcttcttcttcatcttcctcttcACTCTTTGAATTCACTGACCTCATGGCTCAACTCCCCATCAA GAGGGGTCTGTCCAAGTTCTATAATGGAAGATCAGAGAGTTTTGGGTGGTTGAGGAGTGTGGAGAGTGTAGAAGATCTAAAGAAGAAGGAGAGGCAGCATAGTAAAAGAATCAAAGTGTGCAAGAGCTATGGAAATCGCCACATCCTTAGCCCAAACCCTACCATTGCCAAGAGATCATCATCGCCCAACACTATAAATGCGATCCCTCTAATTTAA
- the LOC121803382 gene encoding uncharacterized protein LOC121803382: MGDARGSSSFSNLNSGSVDHALLKPVKIEKGRRAWSVREEEIFLSSLKELVAIGWKTDNGFKGGYGKMLEIAMQREFPGTDIREKPHINSKLTTWKKNYSSLVNMLSLSGAGFNARGDFLIDLSNDQWEHVMKVDTNEKSMRNKTWPYFDEWNIIFGKDRANGDSAEGLKKAVNELDAQEAMGNTNTSGEHSINVDKDDITGEEDDTVSVFQENGTNGLKRSDRKRKGDDSTNPTFQLLSKMHADTTESLKSVSSRIGYEIDLSNK, translated from the exons ATGGGTGATGCAAGGGGgtcttcttccttctccaacTTAAATTCTG GTAGTGTTGATCATGCTCTTTTGAAACCTGTTAAAATCGAAAAGGGAAGGCGCGCTTGGTCTGTCCGGGAAGAAGAAATATTTCTATCTTCGCTGAAGGAACTTGTCGCAATTGGATGGAAGACGGACAACGGATTTAAAGGGGGGTATGGAAAGATGCTTGAGATAGCCATGCAGCGTGAGTTCCCAGGTACAGACATCAGGGAAAAACCTCATATTAATTCGAAGTTGACAACGTGGAAGAAAAACTACTCCTCATTGGTAAATATGTTGAGCTTGAGCGGTGCTGGATTTAACGCGAGAGGAGACTTTTTAATAGACCTCAGCAATGACCAGTGGGAACATGTTATGAAG GTTGATACTAATGAAAAGTCTATGAGGAATAAGACATGGCCATACTTCGACGAATGGAATATAATTTTTGGAAAAGACAGGGCCAATGGAGATAGTGCTGAGGGCCTAAAAAAAGCAGTGAATGAGTTAGATGCACAGGAGGCCATGGGAAACACAAATACTTCTGGAGAGCATAGTATCAACGTGGACAAGGATGATATCACGGGGGAGGAGGATGATACTGTTTCAGTTTTCCAGGAGAATGGAACAAATGGTTTAAAGCGGAGTGATCGGAAAAGAAAGGGAGATGATTCGACAAATCCTACCTTTCAGCTGCTTAGTAAGATGCACGCTGACACAACTGAAAGTTTGAAGAGTGTGTCATCAAGGATAGGGTACGAGATTGACCTAAGCAACAAATGA
- the LOC121805071 gene encoding profilin: MSWQSYIDDHLMAEVDGCHLTSSAIVGHDGSVWAQSSNFPQFKPEEVTAIMNDFENPGSLAPTGLYIGGTKYMVIQGEPNAVIRGKKGSGGATIKKTTLALIIGIYDEPMTPGQCNMVVEKIGDYLIEQGL, from the exons ATGTCGTGGCAATCATACATAGACGACCACTTGATGGCCGAGGTTGACGGCTGCCACCTCACTTCCTCCGCCATCGTCGGCCACGATGGCAGCGTCTGGGCCCAGAGCTCCAACTTCCCACAG TTCAAGCCCGAGGAGGTAACAGCTATCATGAACGACTTTGAAAATCCCGGTTCACTGGCTCCTACTGGATTGTACATTGGGGGAACTAAATACATGGTGATTCAAGGCGAACCTAATGCTGTTATCCGAGGGAAGAAG GGATCTGGTGGTGCCACCATCAAAAAGACCACTTTGGCCTTGATCATTGGGATATATGATGAGCCGATGACTCCGGGGCAGTGCAACATGGTTGTTGAGAAGATTGGTGACTATCTTATTGAACAGGGTCTCTAA